Proteins encoded in a region of the Stieleria neptunia genome:
- a CDS encoding DUF1580 domain-containing protein, with protein MLATANQTQSNPVRRILTEDTLTLQDAASDVESLIGRRPDKTTLYRWCLRGVRGVKLEHVRLGGRIITSKQAITRFIEARTKKA; from the coding sequence ATGCTCGCTACAGCCAACCAAACCCAATCGAATCCCGTTCGCCGGATTTTGACTGAGGACACTCTGACGCTTCAGGACGCCGCCTCCGACGTGGAGTCTCTCATTGGCCGGCGGCCTGACAAGACGACTCTCTACCGTTGGTGCCTGCGTGGTGTTCGCGGTGTCAAGCTTGAGCACGTTCGCCTCGGCGGCCGGATCATCACCAGCAAACAGGCGATCACGCGATTCATCGAAGCGCGAACCAAGAAAGCCTAG
- a CDS encoding DnaB-like helicase C-terminal domain-containing protein, translating to MNEYTDEAIEQFQRKYDQAVEEASRKTAAVKLLAREAKRRQIDLGTIPAGDLPEVKTDKGLTIKVESVAFDGNHSGTVRDESGESMPFGWIVTSDDDRSRFIKSVVAKWPDETPESIEAVIDVFSSRWETLQASRDTDDSEKPLTRCGIEILHELLDDLHDGRGDVLYTLGNALEGFEIGPGLIAALGAGPGVGKTALAGQVTFEVLQHNTGVQVYIANAESTFKALLKRELAGRTSVPPKALRFADLTAGQLAEVDFAAAEIAEHVGADRLNVMPIELCTMEGLGRLMREREPGFLIVDYIQKFAPYGKDIRQGVNEVMTLLRVMASKGWGILALSATSRTTGKSSSGHDTSKLTLASFKESGEIEFNVDSAYLLRDCGEVEPGVRGVRNIALDCVKNRHGDQIRKELVFDMPRMRFGTPDPMPHDFGEYGGNLGDQPWKAKG from the coding sequence GTGAACGAATACACCGATGAAGCGATTGAACAGTTTCAACGCAAGTATGACCAGGCCGTCGAAGAGGCGAGCCGAAAGACGGCCGCGGTCAAGCTACTGGCACGAGAGGCCAAGCGTCGGCAAATTGATCTTGGCACCATCCCTGCCGGCGATCTTCCCGAGGTCAAAACCGATAAGGGTCTGACCATCAAGGTCGAATCAGTTGCGTTTGACGGGAACCATTCGGGCACAGTGCGGGATGAATCAGGCGAGTCGATGCCGTTTGGTTGGATCGTCACCAGTGACGACGATCGAAGCCGGTTCATTAAGAGCGTGGTTGCCAAGTGGCCTGATGAAACACCGGAATCGATCGAGGCAGTGATCGATGTTTTTTCCAGCCGATGGGAAACCCTTCAAGCGTCTCGTGACACAGACGATTCTGAAAAGCCGTTGACGCGGTGCGGTATCGAGATCCTTCACGAATTGCTTGACGATCTGCACGACGGTCGCGGCGATGTTCTCTATACGCTCGGCAACGCCCTTGAAGGATTCGAGATCGGACCCGGATTGATCGCCGCACTCGGAGCTGGGCCGGGGGTCGGTAAGACCGCGTTGGCCGGCCAAGTCACCTTTGAAGTGTTGCAGCACAATACCGGCGTCCAGGTTTACATCGCAAACGCTGAGTCGACGTTCAAGGCGTTGTTGAAGCGCGAGTTGGCCGGACGAACAAGTGTTCCGCCCAAGGCGTTGCGATTCGCTGACCTGACCGCCGGCCAACTTGCTGAGGTTGACTTCGCCGCGGCAGAGATCGCGGAACACGTTGGTGCCGATCGGTTGAACGTGATGCCAATTGAGCTTTGCACGATGGAAGGTCTGGGGCGTCTGATGCGAGAACGCGAGCCGGGATTTTTGATCGTCGACTACATCCAGAAATTCGCCCCTTACGGAAAGGACATTCGGCAAGGTGTCAACGAGGTCATGACGCTGCTGCGTGTGATGGCCAGCAAGGGCTGGGGCATCCTCGCGTTGTCGGCCACGTCGCGCACCACGGGGAAGTCATCCAGCGGGCACGACACCTCCAAACTGACGCTGGCGAGCTTCAAGGAATCGGGCGAGATCGAATTTAACGTAGACAGTGCGTATCTGTTGCGTGATTGCGGTGAAGTCGAACCAGGCGTGCGAGGTGTTCGCAACATCGCCCTTGATTGCGTCAAGAACCGTCACGGCGATCAGATTCGAAAGGAACTCGTTTTTGACATGCCGCGAATGCGATTCGGAACGCCTGACCCGATGCCCCATGACTTTGGGGAGTACGGGGGAAATCTCGGCGACCAGCCTTGGAAGGCGAAAGGATGA